GGGGAAGGGTTAAGGAAGCGTTCTTTTTTGAAAAAAAGAACCAAAAAACTTCTGTGAATCCGGGCCCGTGCCCCTAAAAACGCCCGTGCCCCATAGGAGCGAAAGTTTTTTGCTACTTTTTTTCAAAAAAGTAGCCTTCTTTTTCGTGTCCCCGCTTTCTCACCCCCCACCCTCCGGGCGTATACAATCGCAATGCCCTGGACCCCCACCTACACCCCTCTCACCCTGAAGGAAAAACTCACCTTCACCGCGCGCAAACTGCGCGAGACCATGGCCACCCAGCACAAACTCCTCGGCATCGCCCTCCCGCTGCTCTGCCTGCTCGACGCCCGCTTCAGCAGCCTGATCAACCGCCTGCTCGACGCCATCGCCGCCACACCCGGCCCGCACCGCGCGCGATCCCCCCGCACCCAACCCGACTCCCCGCGCGAATCCCGCCCCCCAGCATGGCTCCGCAATTGGCACACAACGAGCCTCGGCCCACCGCCGCCTTTGCCGCGCCGCTTCGGCATCCTCCGCCGCACCTTCGCCCATTACACGGTCAACGGCTTCATCGCCCAGATCGAACACCTCCTCACCACGCCGGACATGCAGGAGGCAATTGCCCGAAACCCGGCCATCCCCCGCATCCTCCGCCCGCTCTGCCACCTCTGCGGCATCAACCCCCAGCCATCCTCACTCTGCCCAAACGCAAGCGCCAACCGCGCCCCAAACCCGCACCCCAACCCATCCCGGAACCCGCGCTGCCCGACCTCGACGATCGCAGCATCTGCTATTTCATCCCCAACCCCGCCAACCCGCGCAATTTCATCCCGGTCTATCCCCCCGGCTCCCCACTCCGCTACGACACAATCCGAAAACCGAAAAAATCCCGCTGACCCCCGACACTTTCGCACGCCTAAATCGTTACGATATCGCAATTACTTAATCGTAATGCGCGTTTTCCACGCTAACCCGCCCGGCCCCCGGCACCAGCGGTTGGATCGATCCCGACCTTATGCTTGAAATACTACCAAACCAACCCGACCACGAAAAAGGCTCCCGATGATCCAGACCCTCCTCGCCATCGCCGTCTTCGGCACCCTCGGCTGCTGGGCCCGCTTCGGCCAGACCCTGCTGATGCAGAACCTGTTCGGCCGCGAATTCCCCATCGCCGTCCTCAGCATCAACGTCATCGGCTCGTTCCTGATCGGCTTCCTGTTCTTCGAAACCCTCGACCGCCTCACCCTCGGCCCCGCCATCCGCACCGGCATCCTCACCGGCTTCCTCGGCGGCTACACCACCTTCTCCACCTTCGAACTCGAAACCCTGCTGCTCGCCGAAAACGGCGAAGTCCTCAAAGCCGCCTCCTACGTCATCCTCTCCGTCGGCATCGGCCTGATCGCCGTGTTCTCCGGCGCTTATCTGGCGAGAAACTTATGAAGGGATAAGCAAGCGCTTCTTTTTTGAAAAAAAGAAGCAAAAAACTTTTATACATTGGGCTTGTGCGGTCAAAACGCCCGTGACCCGGATTAACAGAAGTTTTTTGCTTCTTTTTACCAAAAAAGAAGCCTTCTTCTTCCCCTCCCGCCTCAACTCCGAAACAAAACCTCCCGCCCCATCGGCGTCCCGATCACTTCGTCCTCCACCATCACCGCCGCTCCCGCGATGATCGTCATCACCGGCCATCCGGTCACGATATCCCCCGCGAAGGGCGACCATCCGCACGGGCTTGCGAGCCAGTTCGTTTCGATCCGCCGCCGCTTGCCGAGATCGACCAGGGTGAAATCCGCATCGTACCCCACCGCGAGCCGTCCCTTGCCGACCGCGCCGTAAATCCGCGCCGGCCCCGCCGCCATCAGATCGACCAGCCGCGACAGATTGAGCCGGCCCTGATGGACCTGTTCGAGCATCACCGGCAGCAGCGTCTGCACGCCGGTCAGCCCCGCCGCCGTCTCCGGCCAGGGCCGCGCCTTGGCGGCGGCGGGGTGCGGGGCATGATCCGACCCGATAGTATCGACCAGCCCGGACGCCACCGCCCGCCACGCCGCCTCGCGATGCCGCGCCTCGCGAATCGGCGGGTTCATCACCGCATAGGCCCCCAGCCGCTCATAGGCTTCCGGTGCCGACTGGGTCAGGTGGTTCACCAGCACTTCGAGGCTGACGAGATCATGATGATCCGCAAGGAAGCCGAACTCCTCCCCGGTCGAGACATGCAATATATGCGCGGGCCGCCCGGTCCTGCGGGCGAGCCCCACAATCCGCCGCGTGCCGAGCGCCGCACATTCGGGATCGCGCCACACCGCATGATCGGCGAAACTCCCGCCCTGCGCAAAAGCCTCCCGCCGCGCCTGCAGGCGATATTCATCCTCGGAATGAAACGCGATCCGCCGCCGCCCCGAGCGCATCACCGCCTCGATCGAGGCATCGTCCTCGACCAGCAGGTTCCCGGTCGAAGACCCCGCGAACACCTTCACCGCACACACGCCGGGCAGCGCTTCGAGGTCGCCGAGCGCGCCGATATTCCCCTTGGTCGCCCCGACATACAGCCCGACATGGCACCATGCCCGCCCGGCGATCGACTCCCGCTTCGCCGCAAGGCTCGCCGCATCCACCGCCGGCGTGCCGGTATTCGGCATATCGAACACCGCCGTGATCCCGCCGAGAACCGCCCCAAGCGTTCCGCTCGCCATGGTCTC
This sequence is a window from Acidiphilium acidophilum. Protein-coding genes within it:
- the crcB gene encoding fluoride efflux transporter CrcB yields the protein MIQTLLAIAVFGTLGCWARFGQTLLMQNLFGREFPIAVLSINVIGSFLIGFLFFETLDRLTLGPAIRTGILTGFLGGYTTFSTFELETLLLAENGEVLKAASYVILSVGIGLIAVFSGAYLARNL
- a CDS encoding dihydroorotase — protein: MDGRYDLIIESGTAVLPWGEAPARIGVQGGRIASLDARGEAARVIDATGLHVLPGLIDPHVHFRDSGAAELPGVETMASGTLGAVLGGITAVFDMPNTGTPAVDAASLAAKRESIAGRAWCHVGLYVGATKGNIGALGDLEALPGVCAVKVFAGSSTGNLLVEDDASIEAVMRSGRRRIAFHSEDEYRLQARREAFAQGGSFADHAVWRDPECAALGTRRIVGLARRTGRPAHILHVSTGEEFGFLADHHDLVSLEVLVNHLTQSAPEAYERLGAYAVMNPPIREARHREAAWRAVASGLVDTIGSDHAPHPAAAKARPWPETAAGLTGVQTLLPVMLEQVHQGRLNLSRLVDLMAAGPARIYGAVGKGRLAVGYDADFTLVDLGKRRRIETNWLASPCGWSPFAGDIVTGWPVMTIIAGAAVMVEDEVIGTPMGREVLFRS